In Arvicanthis niloticus isolate mArvNil1 chromosome 4, mArvNil1.pat.X, whole genome shotgun sequence, a single window of DNA contains:
- the Slc44a5 gene encoding choline transporter-like protein 5 isoform X1: MQFLNHKDKNYWEYYRQFCRAKARPMETIADLLSSGDCPLAVYPSRPFLQRCVPDLSAINGTSTLGSRVHFEDGSGQTRNIVELREAANGISDMIDARTFGLKVLEDYSTSWKWILIGLTVAMALSWTFLILLRFTAGFLFWFFIFGVLGIIGYGIWYCFLEYNSVQRKPQSAFWMYGIGIQTRLNMFFHLKETWFSMMIILSVIEVILILVLIFLRTRIRVAIILLKEGSKAIGHLPSALVYPVLTFILLSICISYWAVTAVFLATSGVPVFKVMVPEGECIHEDETCDPEIFPKTNIPKVCPGASCNFAFYGGRSMYHNYILTFQIYNLFGFLWLINFVIALGQCALAGAFASYYWAMRKPEDIPRYPLFTAFGRAVRYHTGSLAFGSLILASVQMFKVIVEYLDRRLKKAQNSAAQFLHCCLRCCFWCLEKMVKFLNRNAYIMIALYGKNFCESTRDAFYLLMRNIVKVTVTDEVTYFVLLLGKVLVSGIVGVLAFLLFTERLQLIVEGPTTLNYYWVPFVTLVFGAYMIAHGFFSVYSMCVETIFICFCEDLERNDGSAEKPYFVTPSLHRILTKKRPVPQR, translated from the exons ATGCAATTTCTGAACCATAAAGACAAAAACTACTGGGAATACTATCGCCAGTTCTGCAGGGCCAAGGCCAGGCCTATGGAG ACTATTGCAGATCTTCTGTCCAGTGGTGACTGCCCCCTAGCAGTATACCCAAGCAGACCTT TTCTGCAGAGATGTGTACCTGACCTTTCAGCCATCAATGGGACCTCGACTTTAGGAAGTAGGGTCCACTTTGAAGATGGAAGTGGCCAGACCAGGAATATCGTAGAACTCAGGGAGGCCGCGAA TGGCATTAGTGATATGATCGATGCCAGGACGTTTGGTCTGAAGGTGCTTGAAGACTATTCGACCTCGTGGAAATGGATTCTCAT TGGCCTGACTGTTGCCATGGCACTGAGTTGGACGTTTTTGATACTCCTGAGGTTCACAGCTGGATTCCTCTTCTGGTTCTTCATATTTGGTGTTCTTGGAATTATAGGATATG GAATATGGTACTGTTTTCTGGAGTACAACAGCGTTCAGCGGAAACCACAGTCCGCGTTCTGGATGTACGGCATCGGGATTCAGACAAGATTAAACATGTTCTTTCACTTGAAGGAGACCTGGTTTTCAATGA TGATCATCTTGTCCGTCATTGAAGTCATCCTCATCCTTGTGCTGATCTTCCTCAGGACTCGGATCCGAGTGGCCATCATCCTgctgaaggaaggaagcaa AGCCATTGGGCACCTTCCCAGCGCGTTAGTCTACCCAGTTTTAACCTTCATCTTGCTATCAATCTGCATTTCCTACTGGGCTGTGACAGCCGT TTTCTTGGCTACATCAGGGGTACCAGTATTCAAAGTTATGGTCCCAGAGGGGGAATGTATACATGAAGATGAAACTTGTGACCCAGAG ATTTTTCCTAAAACTAACATTCCCAAAGTCTGCCCTGGCGCATCGTGTAACTTTGCTTTCTACGGTGGAAGGAGCATGTACCACAATTACATCTTGACCTTCCAGATCTACAACCTCTTCGGTTTCCTTTGGCTCATAAACTTTGTAATCGCGTTGGGTCAGTGTGCCCTTGCTGGCGCCTTTGCTTCCTATTACTGGGCCATGAGAAAACCCGAGGACATCCCGCGGTACCCGCTCTTCACTGCGTTCGGGAGAGCAGTACG ATACCACACGGGGTCTCTGGCCTTTGGATCTTTGATCCTTGCATCCGTTCAGATGTTTAAAGTGATCGTAGAATACCTGGACAGGCGACTTAAAA AGGCTCAGAACAGTGCTGCCCAGTTCCTGCACTGCTGCCTACGGTGCTGTTTCTGGTGTTTGGAAAAGATGGTGAAGTTTTTAAACAGAAATGCCTACATCATG ATTGCATTATATGGCAAAAACTTCTGTGAGTCAACAAGAGATGCCTTCTATCTGCTCATGAGGAACATTGTGAA AGTCACAGTTACAGATGAagtcacatattttgtattactCCTGGGAAAAGTCCTAGTTTCTGGGATTGTAG GTGTCTTGGCCTTCCTACTCTTCACAGAAAGACTACAATTAATTGTAGAGGGACCAACGACTTTAAATTACTACTGGGTCCCCTTCGTG ACTCTTGTATTTGGAGCTTACATGATTGCTCATGGATTCTTCAGCGTCTATTCAATGTGTGTCGAAACCATTTTCATCTGCTTCT GTGAAGATCTGGAGAGGAACGATGGCTCTGCAGAGAAGCCTTACTTTGTAACACCCAGCCTGCACAGAATTCTGACCAAGAAGCGTCCAGTTCCCCAGAGATAG
- the Slc44a5 gene encoding choline transporter-like protein 5 isoform X2, producing MQFLNHKDKNYWEYYRQFCRAKARPMETIADLLSSGDCPLAVYPSRPFLQRCVPDLSAINGTSTLGSRVHFEDGSGQTRNIVELREAANGISDMIDARTFGLKVLEDYSTSWKWILIGLTVAMALSWTFLILLRFTAGFLFWFFIFGVLGIIGYGIWYCFLEYNSVQRKPQSAFWMYGIGIQTRLNMFFHLKETWFSMMIILSVIEVILILVLIFLRTRIRVAIILLKEGSKAIGHLPSALVYPVLTFILLSICISYWAVTAVFLATSGVPVFKVMVPEGECIHEDETCDPEIFPKTNIPKVCPGASCNFAFYGGRSMYHNYILTFQIYNLFGFLWLINFVIALGQCALAGAFASYYWAMRKPEDIPRYPLFTAFGRAVRYHTGSLAFGSLILASVQMFKVIVEYLDRRLKKAQNSAAQFLHCCLRCCFWCLEKMVKFLNRNAYIMIALYGKNFCESTRDAFYLLMRNIVKVTVTDEVTYFVLLLGKVLVSGIVGVLAFLLFTERLQLIVEGPTTLNYYWVPFVTLVFGAYMIAHGFFSVYSMCVETIFICFLEDLERNEGSLSRPYFVTPSLMNILVEQGKIKKQ from the exons ATGCAATTTCTGAACCATAAAGACAAAAACTACTGGGAATACTATCGCCAGTTCTGCAGGGCCAAGGCCAGGCCTATGGAG ACTATTGCAGATCTTCTGTCCAGTGGTGACTGCCCCCTAGCAGTATACCCAAGCAGACCTT TTCTGCAGAGATGTGTACCTGACCTTTCAGCCATCAATGGGACCTCGACTTTAGGAAGTAGGGTCCACTTTGAAGATGGAAGTGGCCAGACCAGGAATATCGTAGAACTCAGGGAGGCCGCGAA TGGCATTAGTGATATGATCGATGCCAGGACGTTTGGTCTGAAGGTGCTTGAAGACTATTCGACCTCGTGGAAATGGATTCTCAT TGGCCTGACTGTTGCCATGGCACTGAGTTGGACGTTTTTGATACTCCTGAGGTTCACAGCTGGATTCCTCTTCTGGTTCTTCATATTTGGTGTTCTTGGAATTATAGGATATG GAATATGGTACTGTTTTCTGGAGTACAACAGCGTTCAGCGGAAACCACAGTCCGCGTTCTGGATGTACGGCATCGGGATTCAGACAAGATTAAACATGTTCTTTCACTTGAAGGAGACCTGGTTTTCAATGA TGATCATCTTGTCCGTCATTGAAGTCATCCTCATCCTTGTGCTGATCTTCCTCAGGACTCGGATCCGAGTGGCCATCATCCTgctgaaggaaggaagcaa AGCCATTGGGCACCTTCCCAGCGCGTTAGTCTACCCAGTTTTAACCTTCATCTTGCTATCAATCTGCATTTCCTACTGGGCTGTGACAGCCGT TTTCTTGGCTACATCAGGGGTACCAGTATTCAAAGTTATGGTCCCAGAGGGGGAATGTATACATGAAGATGAAACTTGTGACCCAGAG ATTTTTCCTAAAACTAACATTCCCAAAGTCTGCCCTGGCGCATCGTGTAACTTTGCTTTCTACGGTGGAAGGAGCATGTACCACAATTACATCTTGACCTTCCAGATCTACAACCTCTTCGGTTTCCTTTGGCTCATAAACTTTGTAATCGCGTTGGGTCAGTGTGCCCTTGCTGGCGCCTTTGCTTCCTATTACTGGGCCATGAGAAAACCCGAGGACATCCCGCGGTACCCGCTCTTCACTGCGTTCGGGAGAGCAGTACG ATACCACACGGGGTCTCTGGCCTTTGGATCTTTGATCCTTGCATCCGTTCAGATGTTTAAAGTGATCGTAGAATACCTGGACAGGCGACTTAAAA AGGCTCAGAACAGTGCTGCCCAGTTCCTGCACTGCTGCCTACGGTGCTGTTTCTGGTGTTTGGAAAAGATGGTGAAGTTTTTAAACAGAAATGCCTACATCATG ATTGCATTATATGGCAAAAACTTCTGTGAGTCAACAAGAGATGCCTTCTATCTGCTCATGAGGAACATTGTGAA AGTCACAGTTACAGATGAagtcacatattttgtattactCCTGGGAAAAGTCCTAGTTTCTGGGATTGTAG GTGTCTTGGCCTTCCTACTCTTCACAGAAAGACTACAATTAATTGTAGAGGGACCAACGACTTTAAATTACTACTGGGTCCCCTTCGTG ACTCTTGTATTTGGAGCTTACATGATTGCTCATGGATTCTTCAGCGTCTATTCAATGTGTGTCGAAACCATTTTCATCTGCTTCT TGGAAGACCTAGAAAGAAACGAAGGCTCTCTTTCAAGACCCTATTTCGTGACTCCGAGTCTAATGAACATTTTGGTGGAGCAGGGCAAGATCAAGAAGCAGTAG
- the Slc44a5 gene encoding choline transporter-like protein 5 isoform X3, with translation MQFLNHKDKNYWEYYRQFCRAKARPMETIADLLSSGDCPLAVYPSRPFLQRCVPDLSAINGTSTLGSRVHFEDGSGQTRNIVELREAANGISDMIDARTFGLKVLEDYSTSWKWILIGLTVAMALSWTFLILLRFTAGFLFWFFIFGVLGIIGYGIWYCFLEYNSVQRKPQSAFWMYGIGIQTRLNMFFHLKETWFSMMIILSVIEVILILVLIFLRTRIRVAIILLKEGSKAIGHLPSALVYPVLTFILLSICISYWAVTAVFLATSGVPVFKVMVPEGECIHEDETCDPEIFPKTNIPKVCPGASCNFAFYGGRSMYHNYILTFQIYNLFGFLWLINFVIALGQCALAGAFASYYWAMRKPEDIPRYPLFTAFGRAVRYHTGSLAFGSLILASVQMFKVIVEYLDRRLKKAQNSAAQFLHCCLRCCFWCLEKMVKFLNRNAYIMIALYGKNFCESTRDAFYLLMRNIVKVTVTDEVTYFVLLLGKVLVSGIVGVLAFLLFTERLQLIVEGPTTLNYYWVPFVTLVFGAYMIAHGFFSVYSMCVETIFICFLK, from the exons ATGCAATTTCTGAACCATAAAGACAAAAACTACTGGGAATACTATCGCCAGTTCTGCAGGGCCAAGGCCAGGCCTATGGAG ACTATTGCAGATCTTCTGTCCAGTGGTGACTGCCCCCTAGCAGTATACCCAAGCAGACCTT TTCTGCAGAGATGTGTACCTGACCTTTCAGCCATCAATGGGACCTCGACTTTAGGAAGTAGGGTCCACTTTGAAGATGGAAGTGGCCAGACCAGGAATATCGTAGAACTCAGGGAGGCCGCGAA TGGCATTAGTGATATGATCGATGCCAGGACGTTTGGTCTGAAGGTGCTTGAAGACTATTCGACCTCGTGGAAATGGATTCTCAT TGGCCTGACTGTTGCCATGGCACTGAGTTGGACGTTTTTGATACTCCTGAGGTTCACAGCTGGATTCCTCTTCTGGTTCTTCATATTTGGTGTTCTTGGAATTATAGGATATG GAATATGGTACTGTTTTCTGGAGTACAACAGCGTTCAGCGGAAACCACAGTCCGCGTTCTGGATGTACGGCATCGGGATTCAGACAAGATTAAACATGTTCTTTCACTTGAAGGAGACCTGGTTTTCAATGA TGATCATCTTGTCCGTCATTGAAGTCATCCTCATCCTTGTGCTGATCTTCCTCAGGACTCGGATCCGAGTGGCCATCATCCTgctgaaggaaggaagcaa AGCCATTGGGCACCTTCCCAGCGCGTTAGTCTACCCAGTTTTAACCTTCATCTTGCTATCAATCTGCATTTCCTACTGGGCTGTGACAGCCGT TTTCTTGGCTACATCAGGGGTACCAGTATTCAAAGTTATGGTCCCAGAGGGGGAATGTATACATGAAGATGAAACTTGTGACCCAGAG ATTTTTCCTAAAACTAACATTCCCAAAGTCTGCCCTGGCGCATCGTGTAACTTTGCTTTCTACGGTGGAAGGAGCATGTACCACAATTACATCTTGACCTTCCAGATCTACAACCTCTTCGGTTTCCTTTGGCTCATAAACTTTGTAATCGCGTTGGGTCAGTGTGCCCTTGCTGGCGCCTTTGCTTCCTATTACTGGGCCATGAGAAAACCCGAGGACATCCCGCGGTACCCGCTCTTCACTGCGTTCGGGAGAGCAGTACG ATACCACACGGGGTCTCTGGCCTTTGGATCTTTGATCCTTGCATCCGTTCAGATGTTTAAAGTGATCGTAGAATACCTGGACAGGCGACTTAAAA AGGCTCAGAACAGTGCTGCCCAGTTCCTGCACTGCTGCCTACGGTGCTGTTTCTGGTGTTTGGAAAAGATGGTGAAGTTTTTAAACAGAAATGCCTACATCATG ATTGCATTATATGGCAAAAACTTCTGTGAGTCAACAAGAGATGCCTTCTATCTGCTCATGAGGAACATTGTGAA AGTCACAGTTACAGATGAagtcacatattttgtattactCCTGGGAAAAGTCCTAGTTTCTGGGATTGTAG GTGTCTTGGCCTTCCTACTCTTCACAGAAAGACTACAATTAATTGTAGAGGGACCAACGACTTTAAATTACTACTGGGTCCCCTTCGTG ACTCTTGTATTTGGAGCTTACATGATTGCTCATGGATTCTTCAGCGTCTATTCAATGTGTGTCGAAACCATTTTCATCTGCTTCT TGAAATGA